One segment of Labrus mixtus chromosome 10, fLabMix1.1, whole genome shotgun sequence DNA contains the following:
- the LOC132981991 gene encoding protocadherin gamma-A11-like: MGSGGQRRGGEPWWLALRFSVMLSCVGQISAQIKYSVPEEVKVGSVVGNVAKDLGLDITSLHDRRFRIVSGSKDAQFEVNQNNGVLYVHKNIDREELCENVSPCLMNLKMVAENPMEIHYVGVEIIDVNDNSPRFKEEEKMLEIPESTLPGRRFQLPTAHDPDVAINTVRVYKLSQNEYFSIQIRERGEDKMPSLVLQKSLDREKEYEHNLLLTAVDGGNPPRSGTLNVTVIVLDSNDNHPTFSQDVYSVTIPENVHADTSVITVKASDIDEGANGQIEFLFGGQLGQEIYDIFSLDKDTGEIRVKGEIDFENVEVYKLDVHATDKGQPPMSTDCRVIIKVLDKNDNKPQIEVTSLSNTISEDSKPGTVVSLISITDHDAGLNGKVICSLSENVPFDLKPSFQENMYSLILKHHLDRESVAHYEITITATDCGQPPLSTFKTLSIDVSDVNDNVPTFMHNPIEFYLLENNVPGNPIFSVTATDVDLNENAALTYHIVREERSQVKITAFLNINSENGVITALKSFDFETVKTFQFQVVATDSGTPSLSSNVTVNVFILDQNDNAPVILYPVSSNGSAEGVEEIPRNVNAAHLVTKVRAYDADIGYNGWLLFSLQEVTEHSLFALDRYTGQIRTLRSFTETDEAEQKLVILVKDNGNVSLSATATVIVKVVEPKEAFAASDVKSATNDDEESNVTFYLMITLASVSALFLISIIVLIAMQCSKSTDYTSKYLQETNYDGTLCHSIQYRSGEKRYMLVGPRMSIGSTIVPGSHANTLVLPDRRRTSTEVRAFSPTS; this comes from the coding sequence ATGGGATCTGGCGGACAAAGGCGAGGAGGAGAACCATGGTGGCTAGCCCTTCGTTTTTCTGTTATGCTCAGCTGCGTGGGGCAGATTTCCGCTCAGATTAAATATTCTGTTCCAGAGGAAGTAAAAGTGGGATCTGTTGTTGGAAACGTTGCAAAGGATCTAGGATTGGATATCACTTCGCTGCATGATCGACGGTTTCGTATTGTTTCAGGATCCAAAGATGCTCAGTTTGAAGTCAATCAGAACAATGGAGTCTTGTATGTGCATAAGAACATCGACCGAGAGGAGctctgtgaaaatgtttctcCGTGTTTGATGAACCTAAAAATGGTAGCTGAAAATCCAATGGAAATACATTATGTGGGAGTCGAAATCATAGATGTAAATGATAATTCACCGCGCtttaaagaggaggaaaaaatgtTAGAAATTCCCGAGTCGACTCTTCCAGGCAGACGTTTTCAATTACCCACTGCGCACGATCCAGATGTTGCCATCAACACAGTTCGTGTGTACAAGTTAAGTCAAAACGAGTATTTTAGCATACAAAttcgagagagaggagaggacaagATGCCCTCATTGGTTCTGCAAAAATCTCTGGATCGGGAAAAGGAGTATGAGCACAACCTATTACTGACAGCAGTTGACGGTGGGAATCCACCCAGATCAGGGACGCTTAATGTCACAGTCATAGTTCTTGATTCAAATGATAACCATCCTACATTCAGCCAAGACGTATATTCAGTAACAATACCTGAAAACGTTCACGCAGATACAAGTGTGATTACAGTAAAAGCTTCTGACATAGACGAGGGTGCAAATGGACAAATTGAATTTCTTTTCGGTGGTCAACTTGGCCAGGAGATATATGATATTTTCAGTTTAGATAAAGATACTGGTGAAATTCGAGTGAAGGGTGAAATCGACTTTGAAAACGTTGAAGTTTATAAGTTAGACGTTCATGCCACTGACAAAGGGCAGCCTCCGATGAGTACCGACTGTAGGGTGATCATCAAAGTGCTCGACAAAAACGACAACAAGCCACAAATAGAGGTGACATCTCTGTCAAACACAATATCCGAAGACTCAAAACCTGGCACCGTGGTTTCTCTCATCAGTATTACAGACCACGACGCCGGGTTGAACGGTAAAGTAATATGTAGTCTCTCCGAAAATGTGCCATTCGATTTGAAACCATCATTTCAAGAAAATATGTATTCGTTAATACTGAAACACCATTTGGATCGAGAATCTGTTGCACATTATGAAATCACAATAACAGCTACAGACTGTGGTCAACCTCCTCTGTCAACATTCAAAACTCTCAGTATTGATGTTTCGGACGTGAATGACAATGTTCCAACGTTTATGCATAATCCAATAGAATTTTACCTGTTAGAAAATAACGTACCTGGAAACCCTATATTTTCTGTTACTGCTACAGATGTGGATCTGAATGAAAACGCTGCCTTGACTTATCATATTGTTAGAGAGGAGAGAAGTCAAGTAAAAATAAcagcatttttaaatataaattcgGAAAATGGAGTCATCACTGCGCTGAAAAGTTTCGactttgaaacagtgaaaacgTTCCAGTTCCAAGTTGTGGCCACAGATTCTGGAACTCCGTCACTAAGCAGCAACGTCACAGTGAACGTGTTCATTCTGGATCAGAACGACAACGCTCCAGTCATCCTGTATCCAGTCAGCTCAAACGGTTCTGCTGAAGGTGTGGAGGAGATTCCCCGCAATGTGAACGCAGCACACTTGGTGACTAAAGTCAGAGCCTATGACGCTGATATAGGATATAACGGCTGGTTactgttttcactgcaggaagTGACTGAGCACAGTCTCTTTGCTTTGGACCGCTATACAGGACAGATCAGAACACTTCGCtcattcacagagacagacgaggCTGAGCAGAAACTGGTCATACTGGTCAAAGACAATGGCAACGTTTCCCTCTCTGCAACAGCTACTGTCATTGTCAAAGTTGTGGAGCCCAAAGAGGCTTTTGCTGCTTCTGATGTTAAAAGTGCAACAAACGATGATGAGGAGAGTAATGTcactttttatctcatgatAACTTTGGCCTCAGTTTCAGCACTTTTTCTCATCAGCATCATCGTGCTCATTGCAATGCAGTGCTCCAAATCCACAGACTACACTTCCAAATACCTACAAGAGACTAATTATGACGGGACACTGTGTCACAGCATCCAGTACAGATCTGGAGAGAAACGCTACATGTTAGTGGGACCCAGAATGAGTATAGGATCTACTATAGTCCCGGGGAGCCATGCCAACACACTAGTGCTccctgacaggaggaggacCTCTACTGAGGTAAGAGCATTTAGCCCTACGTCATAA